One genomic window of Aquisalimonas sp. 2447 includes the following:
- a CDS encoding antitoxin Xre-like helix-turn-helix domain-containing protein yields the protein MKPDLANQTSEDRRLVTDVVYQASRALGLTNQELADVLGLSRRSVERMKGGRFQLDPAKKEWELALYIIRLFRSLDAICAGDEEVVRQWMRNPNDDLADAPKARIRSIEGLISTLQYVDSSRAVA from the coding sequence ATGAAACCGGATCTCGCCAACCAGACTTCCGAAGACCGCCGCCTGGTGACGGACGTCGTCTACCAGGCGAGCCGGGCCCTCGGGCTCACGAATCAGGAACTCGCTGACGTGCTCGGTCTTAGCCGGCGCTCGGTGGAGCGCATGAAGGGCGGGCGCTTCCAGCTCGATCCGGCGAAGAAGGAGTGGGAGCTGGCGCTGTACATCATCCGTCTGTTCCGCAGCCTTGATGCCATCTGCGCCGGGGACGAGGAGGTGGTGCGGCAGTGGATGCGCAATCCCAACGATGATCTGGCGGATGCGCCCAAGGCGCGGATTCGCAGCATCGAGGGTCTGATCAGCACGTTGCAGTATGTGGACAGCAGCCGCGCTGTCGCGTGA
- a CDS encoding serine/threonine-protein kinase: protein MERGEDYHDSRPPEKPLAQACQTPPVGALLKQRFLLTRQVAQGGTATVYHARDRLKERDAGAPVEVGVKFFHKTSANIPALTMAAREATLARTVRHPGIIHIHDMHAVGDRACLTMEWIRGETLAEHLARMPGGRLPPEQAIQLAMSVADTLAACHKAGIAHGDVKPANILLADDGTRLVDFTTAHQFAASAGPLAALASEAIAGYSRLYASPRVLQAALPLPCDDIHGLAVVTFQMLEGRTPFAPHSSLTAREQGLTPGRPASLGRLRWRVLRRGFAADARMAPDDVVAFARALNHPLRGLGQ, encoded by the coding sequence ATGGAACGCGGAGAAGATTATCACGATTCCCGACCGCCGGAAAAACCCCTTGCGCAAGCCTGCCAGACACCCCCCGTCGGCGCCCTGCTGAAGCAGCGTTTCCTGCTCACCCGGCAGGTGGCGCAGGGCGGCACCGCAACGGTCTACCACGCCCGCGACAGGCTCAAGGAGCGCGATGCCGGCGCACCTGTAGAGGTGGGCGTCAAGTTCTTCCACAAGACCAGCGCGAACATCCCCGCACTCACCATGGCCGCGCGGGAAGCCACCCTGGCGCGAACGGTTCGGCACCCGGGCATCATCCACATTCACGACATGCACGCGGTGGGGGATCGCGCCTGCCTGACCATGGAGTGGATCCGCGGCGAGACCCTGGCCGAACACCTGGCGCGAATGCCGGGTGGACGCCTGCCGCCGGAACAAGCCATCCAGCTCGCCATGAGCGTCGCCGATACCCTGGCAGCCTGCCACAAGGCCGGCATCGCCCACGGTGACGTCAAACCCGCCAACATCCTCCTTGCCGACGACGGCACCCGCCTGGTGGATTTCACCACCGCGCACCAGTTCGCGGCCAGTGCCGGGCCACTGGCGGCGCTGGCCTCGGAAGCCATCGCTGGCTACTCCCGCCTGTACGCCAGCCCCCGTGTCCTGCAGGCCGCCCTGCCTTTGCCTTGCGACGACATTCACGGCCTGGCGGTGGTGACCTTTCAGATGCTCGAGGGCCGCACCCCATTCGCGCCGCACAGCAGCCTGACCGCACGCGAACAGGGTCTGACTCCCGGACGCCCCGCCAGTCTGGGCCGGCTACGGTGGCGGGTGCTTCGCCGGGGGTTCGCGGCCGATGCGCGGATGGCGCCTGATGACGTCGTGGCTTTCGCCCGGGCCTTGAATCATCCTCTCCGTGGGCTGGGGCAATAG
- a CDS encoding RES family NAD+ phosphorylase yields MWTAAALSREAHWRHGQVWRVVEAQHRASTRRITRTLADQQRLEELLEETKPPFPPAARDLHYLLKTPFRYHPPKPNGSRFRPPGAPWGVFYGAEKRRTGLAEFAYHRLRFFLQSRGTRTPRPEERLTVFQAGYRARKVLDLTRPPLDADRARWTDPASYAATQELAVTAREVGIAVLRSESARDPDRGANLSLLDPAAFTSREPAVMESWNLHMGQIQVVATRALAAEDEHFVFERAALGL; encoded by the coding sequence ATGTGGACAGCAGCCGCGCTGTCGCGTGAGGCGCACTGGCGCCACGGTCAGGTGTGGCGCGTCGTGGAGGCGCAGCACCGTGCCAGCACGCGGCGCATTACCCGAACGCTGGCCGATCAGCAGCGGCTGGAAGAGCTGCTGGAAGAGACCAAGCCGCCGTTTCCCCCAGCCGCCCGGGATCTCCACTACCTGCTGAAAACACCGTTCCGCTACCATCCGCCGAAGCCCAACGGCAGCCGCTTCCGGCCCCCGGGTGCGCCCTGGGGCGTGTTCTACGGCGCCGAAAAGCGGCGTACCGGCCTGGCCGAGTTCGCCTATCATCGCCTGCGCTTTTTCCTGCAATCCCGGGGCACGCGGACGCCGCGGCCGGAGGAGCGGCTGACGGTGTTCCAGGCCGGTTACCGTGCCCGCAAGGTCCTGGATCTGACCCGGCCCCCGCTGGATGCGGACCGTGCGCGGTGGACCGACCCCGCCAGTTACGCGGCCACACAGGAACTCGCGGTAACGGCGCGGGAGGTGGGCATCGCCGTGCTGCGCAGTGAGTCGGCCAGGGACCCGGATCGCGGCGCCAACCTGTCCTTGCTCGATCCCGCCGCTTTTACCAGCCGCGAGCCGGCCGTGATGGAGTCCTGGAACCTGCATATGGGGCAGATCCAGGTGGTGGCGACGAGGGCCCTGGCCGCTGAAGACGAACACTTCGTGTTTGAACGTGCCGCGCTCGGCCTCTGA